In a single window of the Cucumis melo cultivar AY chromosome 11, USDA_Cmelo_AY_1.0, whole genome shotgun sequence genome:
- the LOC103497811 gene encoding importin subunit alpha-1-like codes for MSLRPTARTEVRRNRYKVSVDAEEGRRRREDNMVEIRKSKREESLQKKRREGLQAQQFPSAVHTSTVEKKLESLPSMVAGVWSDNSSLQLEATTQFRKLLSIERSPPIEEVIQSGVVPRFVEFLVREDFPQLQFEAAWALTNIASGTSEHTKVVIDHGAVPIFVKLLASPSDDVREQAVWALGNVAGDSPTCRDLVLRHGALIPLLSQLNEHAKLSMLRNATWTLSNFCRGKPQPPFDQVKPALPALERLVHSNDEEVLTDACWALSYLSDGTNDKIQAVIEAGVCGRLVQLLLHPSPSVLIPALRTVGNIVTGDDIQTQCIINDGALPCLLSLLTHNHKKSIKKEACWTISNITAGNKEQIQAVIEAGLIPPLVNLLQNAEFDIKKEAAWAISNATSGGTHEQIKYLVSQGCIKPLCDLLVCPDPRIVTVCLEGLENILKVGEAEKNLGTNGDVNLYAQMIDDAEGLEKIENLQSHDNHEIYEKAVKILETYWLEEEDEALPTTDGGAQPGFRFGGNELPVPSGGFNFS; via the exons ATGTCGTTGAGGCCTACTGCTAGAACCGAGGTTCGTCGGAACCGTTATAAGGTATCCGTCGATGCCGAAGAAGGCCGACGCCGGCGAGAGGATAACATGGTTGAGATCAGGAAGAGTAAGCGCGAAGAGAGTCTTCAGAAGAAGCGTAGGGAAGGCCTTCAAGCACAGCAGTTTCCTTCTGCCGTCCACACTTCCACTGTCGAGAAGAAG TTAGAGAGCCTTCCGTCTATGGTTGCTGGGGTATGGTCTGATAATAGCAGTCTTCAGCTCGAGGCAACAACTCAGTTTCGAAAATTACTTTCGATTG AACGAAGCCCTCCCATTGAGGAAGTGATTCAATCTGGAGTTGTTCCGCGTTTTGTAGAATTTCTTGTGAGGGAGGATTTCCCTCAACTTCAG TTTGAGGCTGCTTGGGCTCTCACAAACATTGCATCTGGAACCTCAGAACACACAAAGGTGGTTATTGATCATGGTGCAGTACCAATTTTTGTTAAGCTACTCGCTTCTCCTAGTGACGATGTTCGAGAGCAG GCTGTTTGGGCTTTGGGGAACGTTGCTGGAGATTCCCCTACATGCCGTGATCTTGTTCTCCGCCATGGAGCTTTGATTCCACTTCTTTCCCAGTTGAATGAGCATGCTAAGCTTTCTATGTTGAGAAATGCAACTTGGACGCTTTCAAACTTCTGCAGGGGCAAGCCACAACCTCCATTTGACCAG GTAAAGCCAGCTCTTCCAGCTCTTGAGCGCTTAGTTCACTCCAATGATGAAGAAGTTCTTACAGATGCCTGCTGGGCACTCTCTTATCTATCTGATGGTACTAATGACAAAATCCAAGCCGTGATCGAGGCAGGGGTGTGTGGACGACTCGTACAGCTGCTATT ACATCCTTCACCGTCGGTCCTCATTCCTGCCCTTCGCACAGTTGGGAATATTGTGACTGGAGATGACATTCAAACTCAG TGTATAATTAATGATGGTGCCCTTCCATGCCTTCTGAGCTTATTGACTCACAATCATAAAAAGAGTATCAAGAAAGAAGCTTGTTGGACGATATCTAACATTACTGCTGGAAACAAGGAACAGATCCAG GCTGTCATCGAAGCTGGTTTAATACCTCCACTTGTCAATTTGCTTCAAAATGctgagtttgatataaagaaagAGGCTGCATGGGCAATTTCGAATGCAACATCCGGTGGAACTCATGAGCAAATTAA GTACCTTGTCAGTCAAGGGTGCATAAAACCTTTGTGTGATCTTCTTGTATGCCCAGATCCAAGGATTGTTACCGTCTGTTTAGAGGGGCTGGAGAACATTTTGAAGGTTGGAGAAGCCGAAAAGAATCTGGGTACCAATGGAGATGTTAATCTATATGCACAAATGATTGACGATGCTGAGGGTTTAGAAAAGATTGAGAATCTCCAGAGTCATGACAACCACGAGATTTATGAGAAGGCTGTCAAAATACTCGAGACGTATTGGTTGGAGGAAGAGGACGAGGCATTGCCCACAACTGATGGTGGTGCTCAGCCTGGTTTCCGCTTTGGTGGAAACGAACTTCCAGTTCCTTCTGGTGGATTCAACTTTAGTTGA
- the LOC103497809 gene encoding GATA transcription factor 16-like, with translation MMDPIEEGSEFKDAGKTSPMESEQNKKTCADCGTTKTPLWRGGPAGPKSLCNACGIRSRKKRRSLLGLNRGGEVERKNKGSSNNRNNNGGGNQGKIGGESLKWRSMAFGRKELMQRTQLGEEEQAAVLLMALSYGSVYA, from the exons ATGATGGATCCGATCGAGGAA GGATCGGAGTTCAAGGATGCCGGAAAGACATCGCCGATGGAAAGTGAACAGAATAAGAAGACCTGCGCTGATTGTGGTACGACGAAGACTCCTCTCTGGCGTGGAGGTCCGGCTGGCCCTAAG TCTCTTTGCAATGCGTGTGGGATCAGAAGtaggaagaagagaagatcGCTTCTAGGTTTAAACAGAGGAGGGGAAGTAGAGAGGAAAAACAAGGGAAGTAGTAACAACAGAAACAACAATGGGGGTGGAAATCAAGGGAAAATTGGGGGAGAAAGCTTGAAATGGAGATCAATGGCGTTTGGTAGAAAAGAATTAATGCAAAGGACACAGTTGGGAGAGGAAGAGCAAGCTGCTGTTTTGTTAATGGCTCTTTCTTATGGATCTGTATATGCTTGA